A window of the Hordeum vulgare subsp. vulgare chromosome 5H, MorexV3_pseudomolecules_assembly, whole genome shotgun sequence genome harbors these coding sequences:
- the LOC123452648 gene encoding type I inositol polyphosphate 5-phosphatase 4-like — MREEINKKSKVSWSKSLVRKWFNIKGKAQDFHADYDAATQQGRDGGDEPRTSCSQRDAGAAKKSRTERSLKRNVDRVRRSRNEFDVSRLTEAQDYRIFASTWNVGGKCPSRGLDLDDWLHSSPPADIYVLGFQEIVPLNAGNVLGTEDNVPAKKWVSLIRRTLNKNPGPSSHGGYRTPSPVPDPVVELDADFEGSLRRQDSSSFFHRRSFQNLSRSLRVSGNDMFSQPRLDRRFSVCDPVNIGGRPSDFDGNFQCIGSPGDEYIDEDISNGAYFSPFPYGYGTSAPMEEDDEQPNASRYCLVASKQMVGIFLTVWVRSEIRDDIRNLKVSCVGRGLMGYLGNKGSISISMSLHHTTFCFVCCHLTSGEKEGDELRRNSDVMEILRKTRFPRVRGCGDVKSPETILEHDRILWLGDLNYRISLPYSSAKVLVETHNWRQLLERDQLRIERRCGHVFPGWKEGRIYFPPTYKYSFNSDRYSGYGVRPKEKRRTPAWCDRILWHGTGLIQLSYVRGESRFSDHRPVYSIFMAEVEILHQRRRNMGYFSSRVEVEELLPYSHSHGNIKFY, encoded by the exons ATGAGGGAGGAGATCAACAAGAAGAGCAAG GTCTCCTGGTCCAAATCCCTCGTCAGGAAGTGGTTCAACATCAAGGGCAAGGCGCAGGACTTCCACGCGGATTACGACGCCGCCACCCAGCAAG GACGGGATGGTGGTGATGAACCGAGGACCAGCTGCTCGCAGAGGGACGCAGGCGCTGCCAAGAAAAGCAGAACCG AACGGTCGCTGAAGCGGAATGTCGATCGCGTACGCAGATCAAGGAATGAGTTCGATGTGTCACGCCTCACAGAAGCTCAAGATTACAG AATCTTTGCCTCGACCTGGAATGTTGGTGGTAAATGCCCATCAAGGGGGTTAGATTTAGATGATTGGCTCCATTCTTCACCTCCTGCTGATATCTATGTGCTCGG ATTTCAAGAAATTGTTCCTTTGAATGCTGGAAATGTTCTTGGTACCGAAGACAATGTTCCAGCAAAGAAGTGGGTATCGCTTATTAGGAGGACACTGAACAAGAACCCTGGGCCTAGCAGTCATGGTGGCTATCGCACTCCATCCCCTGTCCCTGATCCGGTTGTGGAACTAGATGCTGATTTTGAGGGATCATTGAGAAGACAGGATAGCTCATCATTTTTCCACCGTCGGTCATTCCAGAACCTTAGTCGGAGTTTAAGGGTTTCAGGAAATGATATGTTCTCACAACCAAGATTGGACCGCAGGTTTAGTGTTTGTGACCCAGTTAACATAGGAGGCAGACCAAGTGATTTTGATGGAAATTTCCAGTGTATTGGATCACCAGGCGATGAATATATTGACGAGGATATAAGTAATGGAGCATATTTTTCACCATTCCCATATGGTTATGGTACTTCAGCACCCATGGAAGAAGATGATGAGCAGCCAAATGCTTCTAG GTATTGTTTGGTTGCCAGCAAACAGATGGTTGGTATATTTCTCACAGTTTGGGTACGCAGTGAAATAAGAGATGATATTCGAAACCTGAAAGTTTCCTGCGTGGGTAGAGGATTAATGGGTTATCTTGGAAATAAG GGTTCTATATCAATAAGCATGTCTTTGCATCATACAACCTTCTGTTTTGTCTGTTGTCATTTGACCTCTGGCGAAAAGGAGGGAGATGAATTGCGCAGAAATTCTGATGTCATGGAGATCTTAAGGAAGACAAGGTTTCCTCGTGTCCGTGGATGTGGCGATGTTAAGTCACCGGAAACAATTCTTGAGCATGA CCGCATCTTATGGCTTGGTGATTTGAATTACCGGATTTCTCTTCCATACTCGTCAGCAAAAGTTCTGGTTGAAACACATAACTGGAGGCAACTCTTGGAGAGAGATCAG cttcgtATAGAGCGGAGATGCGGACATGTTTTCCCAGGATGGAAAGAAGGAAGGATTTATTTTCCTCCAACATATAAATACTCTTTCAACTCAGACCGGTATTCTGGTTATGGTGTGCGTCCCAAGGAAAAGAGGCGAACGCCAGCTTG GTGTGATCGTATTTTGTGGCATGGTACTGGCCTCATTCAGTTATCATATGTCCGAGGAGAATCTCGATTCTCCGACCACAGACCAGTGTACAGTATTTTCATGGCGGAGGTTGAAATTCTCCACCAGAGGAGAAGGAACATGGGCTATTTCAGTTCTAGAGTCGAGGTGGAAGAGCTGTTGCCGTATTCTCACAGCCATGGAAACATAAAGTTCTACTAA